The Flaviramulus sp. BrNp1-15 genome has a window encoding:
- a CDS encoding ABC transporter substrate-binding protein, translating to MLKLTINTIKNTVLTFATAILFTSCANNNKNSSENLVFRYNEYANINTLDPAFSRTLQDNSACNQLFNGLVQLDSDLNILPCIAKNWTVSDDGITYTFSLRNDVYFHKHILFGKDSTRTVNASDFEYSLNRLRDDKIAAPGSWVLNKVDDFKAVNDTLFEISLKQPFPAFIGLLTMKYCSVVPKEIVEHYGTEFRSHPIGTGPFKFKRWEENIKLVYRKNELYFEKDSIGNPLPYLEAVALTFLPDKQSEFLQFILGNLDYLNSLDASYKDELLTADGRLRNTYSESVNMIRGPYLNTEYLGFYLDSKTPEIQSTLIRKAVNYGFDRKKMIMYLRNGIGNPANGGFIPLGLPGYSESVGFTYQPEKAKQLIEQFKTESGIENPEITLVTTSNYLSFCEFIQRELEKNGLIINVDVMPEATLRSARSNGKVDMFRSSWIADYLDAENYLSIFYSENFAPNGSNYFHFKNDVVDSLYNKAFTITDIEERKHVYTTIDSIAMEHAIMVPLYYDEVIRFTRKNVTGLGINPINLLDLRYVKKH from the coding sequence ATTTTAAAATTGACTATTAACACTATAAAAAATACCGTTTTAACTTTTGCAACAGCTATTTTATTTACTAGCTGTGCTAACAATAATAAAAACTCTTCTGAAAATTTAGTTTTCCGTTACAACGAATATGCAAATATTAACACCTTAGACCCTGCTTTTTCAAGAACTTTGCAAGATAACTCGGCATGTAATCAATTATTTAACGGGTTGGTTCAATTAGATAGCGATTTAAATATTTTACCTTGTATTGCAAAGAATTGGACCGTTTCTGACGATGGTATAACATATACGTTTTCATTACGTAATGATGTTTATTTTCATAAGCATATATTATTTGGTAAAGATTCTACTCGAACCGTTAATGCTTCAGATTTTGAATACAGTTTAAACCGCTTAAGAGACGATAAAATTGCTGCTCCAGGTAGTTGGGTTTTAAATAAAGTAGACGATTTTAAAGCTGTTAATGATACCCTTTTTGAAATTTCTTTAAAACAACCTTTCCCTGCGTTTATAGGTTTATTAACCATGAAATATTGCTCGGTAGTTCCAAAAGAAATAGTTGAGCATTATGGTACAGAATTCCGTTCTCATCCTATAGGAACAGGACCATTTAAATTTAAACGCTGGGAAGAAAACATAAAACTAGTTTATAGAAAAAATGAGCTCTATTTTGAAAAAGATAGCATAGGTAATCCATTACCATACTTAGAAGCTGTAGCTTTAACCTTTTTACCAGATAAACAAAGTGAATTTTTACAGTTTATACTAGGCAACCTAGACTATTTAAATAGTTTGGACGCCTCATATAAAGATGAATTACTAACCGCAGATGGTAGACTTAGAAATACTTATTCAGAATCTGTTAATATGATTCGTGGCCCTTATCTTAATACCGAGTATTTAGGGTTTTATTTAGATTCTAAAACACCCGAAATACAATCAACACTTATAAGAAAAGCTGTAAATTATGGTTTTGACAGAAAAAAAATGATAATGTATTTGCGAAATGGTATTGGCAATCCTGCAAATGGTGGTTTTATTCCCTTAGGGCTTCCGGGATATAGTGAATCCGTTGGTTTTACATATCAACCAGAAAAAGCGAAACAACTCATTGAACAATTTAAAACTGAAAGTGGTATTGAAAATCCAGAAATCACTTTAGTTACCACAAGTAATTATTTAAGTTTTTGTGAATTTATTCAACGAGAACTTGAAAAAAACGGTTTAATAATTAACGTAGATGTTATGCCTGAGGCTACTTTAAGATCTGCACGTTCAAACGGAAAAGTAGATATGTTTAGAAGCTCTTGGATAGCCGATTATTTAGATGCCGAAAACTACTTATCTATTTTTTACAGTGAAAATTTTGCTCCCAATGGCTCTAATTATTTTCACTTTAAAAATGATGTTGTAGATAGCTTATACAATAAAGCTTTTACCATAACAGATATTGAAGAACGTAAACATGTATACACTACCATAGACTCAATTGCCATGGAACATGCTATTATGGTGCCTTTATATTATGATGAAGTGATACGATTTACCAGAAAAAATGTAACAGGTTTAGGAATTAATCCTATAAATTTATTGGATTTGAGATATGTTAAGAAACATTAG
- a CDS encoding phospho-sugar mutase → MIYIEPKILDRINTWLTPTFDEDTQTIIKDSIANNPKDIQESFYKDLEFGTGGMRGVMGVGTNRINKYTLGKSTQGLSDYLHKQFPNETPKAVIAYDCRHNSKTLAKVVADVFSANGIEVYLFEDLRPTPELSFAVKHLNCHCGIVLTASHNPPEYNGYKVYWQDGGQLVPPHDDAIIKMINALDYANIKFEANNNLIHYIGKEVDDVFINDSVKNGSVGATQSAKNDLSIVFTSLHGTSITAVPETLKRAGYKNVHIVKEQEVPNGDFPTVKSPNPEEPAALKMALELAEKVNADIVIGTDPDCDRLGVAVRNSENKLQLLNGNQTMVMMTDFLLKQWKAEDKIKGKEFIATTIVSTPMINKLASAYNVENKIVLTGFKWIAKLIHDFQNLDFIGGGEESFGFMVGDFVRDKDAVTSTLLACEIAAIAKSSGSSFYNELVKLYVEHGCFKEKLVSLTKKGIEGAQEIKQMMIDARENPFTVINGSKVVRIEDYQSSKAKHLLTGKETDIDVPKSNVLIYYTEDGSQVALRPSGTEPKIKFYVSVNTELKSVEDFKNVETKLDAKADAILKDMNLI, encoded by the coding sequence ATGATATACATTGAACCAAAGATTTTAGACAGAATAAATACATGGTTAACACCAACTTTTGATGAAGACACGCAAACTATTATTAAAGATAGTATTGCTAATAACCCAAAAGATATACAGGAGAGTTTTTATAAAGATTTAGAATTTGGTACAGGCGGTATGCGTGGTGTTATGGGTGTTGGTACTAACCGAATAAATAAATATACACTTGGAAAAAGCACACAAGGTTTAAGTGATTATTTGCATAAACAATTTCCAAACGAAACACCAAAAGCAGTTATTGCCTATGACTGTAGACATAATAGTAAAACGCTTGCAAAAGTAGTTGCCGATGTATTTTCTGCAAACGGGATAGAAGTTTATTTATTTGAAGATTTACGTCCTACTCCAGAATTATCATTCGCGGTTAAACATTTAAACTGCCACTGTGGTATTGTTTTAACGGCTTCTCATAACCCACCAGAATACAATGGTTATAAGGTATATTGGCAAGATGGCGGACAATTAGTTCCTCCGCATGATGATGCCATTATAAAAATGATTAACGCTTTAGACTATGCGAATATTAAATTTGAAGCTAACAATAATTTAATTCATTATATAGGAAAAGAAGTTGACGATGTATTCATTAACGACTCAGTTAAAAACGGTAGTGTAGGTGCAACTCAATCTGCAAAAAACGATTTAAGCATTGTGTTTACTTCGCTTCATGGAACATCAATAACTGCTGTTCCAGAAACTCTAAAACGTGCTGGGTATAAAAATGTTCATATTGTAAAAGAACAGGAAGTACCAAATGGTGATTTCCCAACTGTAAAATCTCCAAACCCTGAAGAACCTGCAGCTTTAAAAATGGCTTTAGAATTAGCTGAAAAAGTTAATGCCGATATTGTAATTGGTACAGACCCAGATTGTGATAGATTGGGTGTTGCAGTGCGTAATTCTGAAAACAAACTACAACTTCTTAACGGAAATCAAACTATGGTTATGATGACCGATTTCTTATTAAAGCAATGGAAAGCTGAAGATAAAATAAAGGGTAAAGAATTTATTGCAACAACAATTGTTTCTACACCAATGATAAACAAATTAGCTAGCGCTTATAATGTTGAAAACAAAATTGTTTTAACAGGTTTTAAATGGATAGCTAAATTAATTCATGATTTCCAAAACTTAGATTTTATAGGTGGTGGCGAAGAAAGTTTTGGTTTTATGGTAGGCGATTTTGTTAGAGATAAAGATGCTGTTACTTCTACCCTTTTAGCTTGCGAAATAGCAGCTATTGCAAAATCTAGCGGTAGCTCATTTTATAATGAACTTGTAAAACTTTATGTTGAACATGGTTGTTTTAAAGAAAAATTAGTTTCGCTTACTAAAAAAGGAATTGAAGGTGCACAGGAAATTAAGCAAATGATGATTGACGCACGAGAAAATCCGTTTACAGTAATCAATGGTTCAAAAGTTGTGAGAATTGAAGATTATCAATCTTCTAAAGCAAAACATTTACTTACTGGTAAAGAAACTGATATTGATGTACCTAAATCTAATGTGTTAATTTATTATACTGAAGATGGTAGTCAAGTCGCTCTTAGACCAAGCGGAACAGAACCAAAAATAAAATTTTATGTTAGTGTAAATACAGAGTTAAAATCTGTTGAAGATTTTAAAAATGTTGAAACTAAACTCGATGCAAAAGCTGATGCTATTTTAAAAGATATGAACCTTATTTAA
- a CDS encoding DUF4199 domain-containing protein, producing MEKSIKSLAVNWGLYLGITLVVFTILGYVNLDLFTKWWFGISMLILIIVFGIISAMKSKGLLGGFISFKNAFTSYFITIALGLAISTVVSIIIFNFIDPEAAITLKEKILDSTVEMMKGFGAPEEAIAEAVEKMEAEDNMFSIGKTLQNFIFQLIGYIIVGLIVALVVKKNNPDEA from the coding sequence ATGGAAAAATCTATTAAATCATTAGCAGTAAATTGGGGCTTATATCTAGGAATAACTCTGGTTGTTTTTACCATTTTAGGATATGTTAATCTTGATTTATTTACAAAATGGTGGTTTGGTATTAGTATGCTAATACTTATAATTGTCTTCGGAATTATTTCTGCAATGAAATCTAAAGGTCTTTTAGGTGGTTTTATTAGCTTTAAAAATGCTTTTACATCTTATTTTATAACTATTGCTTTAGGATTAGCCATAAGTACTGTGGTTAGTATTATTATTTTTAATTTTATTGATCCAGAAGCTGCAATTACTCTTAAAGAAAAAATATTGGATTCTACGGTAGAAATGATGAAAGGTTTCGGTGCTCCAGAAGAAGCTATTGCTGAAGCTGTTGAAAAAATGGAGGCTGAAGATAATATGTTTTCAATTGGAAAAACCTTGCAAAATTTTATTTTTCAACTTATAGGATATATAATAGTAGGACTTATTGTAGCATTAGTTGTTAAAAAAAATAATCCTGACGAAGCATAA
- a CDS encoding GlmU family protein: protein MNYILFDGPSRNNLLPFTFTRPVADIRIGILTIREKWETYLELTTTTITEDYLSDKYPMVEMDENVMINASYLPNLELVEMVKDLQENQAIFKDEDVIAFFTKEAQEDIDFNNFEAIEFAEDIIKVENTWDIFSKNGDAIQDDFNLLTKDRKSKPIPSSNNVIEQENIFIEEGAKLEFTTLNASSGPIYIGKDTEIMEGSIIRGPFALCEHATVKLGAKIYGPTTVGPHCKVGGEVNNSVLFGYSNKGHEGFLGNSVLGEWCNLGADTNTSNLKNNYAEVRLWDYQTEGFAKTGLQFCGLMMGDHSKCGINTMFNTGTVVGVNANIFGSGYPRNFVPSFSWGGSSGFTTYLTKKAFEVAKVVMARRKIEFSEQDEAILEHVFEETKKYRRN, encoded by the coding sequence ATGAATTATATTCTTTTTGATGGACCTTCGCGTAATAACTTGTTACCCTTTACATTTACACGTCCAGTAGCCGATATTCGAATTGGAATATTAACCATTCGCGAAAAATGGGAAACTTATCTGGAATTAACCACCACGACAATAACTGAAGATTATTTGTCTGATAAGTATCCTATGGTAGAAATGGATGAAAATGTCATGATTAATGCTTCTTATCTTCCTAATTTAGAGTTGGTTGAAATGGTTAAAGATTTGCAAGAAAATCAAGCTATTTTTAAAGACGAAGATGTTATCGCTTTTTTTACAAAAGAAGCACAAGAAGATATAGATTTCAATAATTTTGAAGCTATTGAGTTTGCAGAAGATATTATTAAAGTTGAAAACACCTGGGATATTTTTTCTAAAAATGGAGATGCTATTCAAGATGATTTTAACCTGTTAACCAAAGACCGAAAATCTAAACCTATTCCATCATCTAATAATGTAATAGAGCAAGAAAATATTTTTATTGAAGAAGGTGCAAAACTTGAGTTTACTACACTAAATGCTTCATCTGGTCCTATATATATTGGAAAAGATACCGAAATCATGGAAGGCAGTATTATTAGAGGTCCGTTTGCTTTGTGCGAACATGCTACTGTTAAATTAGGTGCAAAAATTTATGGACCTACAACTGTTGGTCCGCATTGTAAAGTAGGAGGTGAGGTTAATAATTCTGTGCTTTTCGGTTATTCAAACAAAGGGCATGAGGGGTTTTTAGGAAATTCTGTATTGGGTGAGTGGTGTAATTTGGGTGCAGATACTAATACATCTAATCTAAAAAATAATTATGCTGAAGTAAGGTTATGGGATTACCAAACCGAAGGTTTTGCAAAAACAGGATTGCAGTTTTGTGGACTTATGATGGGAGACCATAGTAAATGTGGTATAAATACTATGTTTAACACTGGAACCGTTGTAGGCGTAAATGCTAATATTTTTGGTAGCGGTTATCCTAGAAATTTTGTGCCGAGTTTTAGTTGGGGTGGAAGCAGTGGTTTTACAACCTATTTAACCAAAAAAGCTTTTGAAGTTGCTAAAGTAGTTATGGCAAGGCGTAAGATTGAATTTTCAGAACAGGATGAGGCTATTTTAGAACACGTTTTTGAAGAAACGAAAAAGTATAGACGTAATTAA
- a CDS encoding T9SS type A sorting domain-containing protein, whose translation MKKLTIIAILVFCGFANAQITCPTDIKTSGQSTPPSPIFTVPNGQNGCNESWPTSITVNGSLTYNYVSCSGGNLKYEIETGQTPPADYEMTIDFGGGVVCSYNSTGGANTLSLKNEELKLDFKIAPNPTSGVLNVELDHLNEINSLDVYSVSGRKVYTVKENNEINISHLSSGVYILRADTKKGVLNTKIIKK comes from the coding sequence ATGAAAAAGTTAACAATAATAGCAATTTTAGTATTTTGTGGGTTTGCAAACGCACAAATCACTTGTCCTACTGATATTAAAACTTCTGGACAAAGTACACCACCGTCACCAATATTTACAGTTCCTAACGGGCAAAATGGGTGTAATGAATCATGGCCTACATCTATAACCGTTAATGGTTCTTTAACATACAACTATGTTAGCTGTTCAGGAGGTAATTTAAAATATGAAATTGAAACAGGTCAAACTCCACCTGCTGATTATGAAATGACAATTGATTTTGGTGGAGGTGTAGTATGTTCATACAATTCAACAGGAGGAGCAAATACTTTATCATTAAAAAATGAGGAATTAAAATTAGATTTTAAAATTGCACCAAATCCAACTAGCGGTGTTTTAAATGTTGAACTAGATCATTTAAATGAAATTAATAGTTTAGATGTGTATTCAGTTTCTGGAAGAAAAGTTTACACAGTTAAAGAAAATAATGAAATTAATATTTCTCACCTTAGTTCAGGAGTTTATATTTTAAGAGCTGATACCAAAAAAGGAGTTTTAAACACAAAAATTATTAAGAAATAA
- a CDS encoding alpha/beta hydrolase, whose protein sequence is MSRELIPVYLMPGMAASPKIFEHIQLPEDQFKIYLLEWMIPIENESLRDYAIRLSKNIKHDNVVLLGVSFGGVLVQEISKHITVRKLIIVSSVKSVTELPKRMLLAKTTKAYKLLPTQLASNIDIISKYAFGNNVTKRIELYKKYLSVNDSKYLNWAIENMVCWNQKTCNPNTIHIHGDNDSVFPIKNITNCITVKNGTHIMIINKYKWFNEHLPEIILNN, encoded by the coding sequence ATGAGTAGAGAATTAATACCTGTTTATTTGATGCCTGGTATGGCGGCAAGTCCAAAAATATTTGAGCATATTCAACTACCAGAAGATCAATTTAAAATTTATTTATTAGAATGGATGATTCCTATTGAAAATGAATCTTTAAGGGATTATGCTATACGGTTGTCTAAAAACATAAAACATGATAATGTTGTATTGCTTGGAGTATCTTTTGGTGGTGTTTTAGTGCAGGAAATAAGTAAACACATAACTGTTAGAAAACTAATAATTGTGTCTAGTGTAAAATCTGTAACAGAATTACCAAAAAGAATGTTATTAGCAAAAACAACTAAAGCATACAAATTATTGCCTACACAACTTGCCAGTAACATAGATATTATTTCTAAATATGCCTTTGGAAATAATGTAACCAAGCGTATAGAGTTATATAAAAAGTATCTATCTGTTAATGACAGTAAATATTTAAATTGGGCTATAGAAAATATGGTTTGTTGGAATCAAAAAACATGCAACCCGAATACTATTCATATCCATGGAGATAATGATTCTGTTTTCCCTATTAAAAATATAACGAACTGTATAACAGTTAAAAACGGAACACATATCATGATTATTAACAAATACAAGTGGTTTAATGAACATTTACCCGAGATTATTCTCAATAATTGA
- a CDS encoding N-acetyltransferase codes for MIDAAELIDNDFLRQFELKIDNHLAKIEYSLQERKIFLTKLIIPEEIKDENFKKDFLAIVFEQIEERNLSVVPTSPEIAKFVRSNRKYKRMLPVGVRI; via the coding sequence ATGATTGATGCAGCTGAACTTATTGACAACGATTTTTTACGACAATTTGAACTGAAAATTGATAACCATTTAGCAAAAATTGAATACTCCTTACAAGAACGAAAGATTTTTTTAACCAAATTGATTATTCCTGAAGAAATTAAAGACGAAAATTTCAAAAAAGATTTTTTAGCAATTGTTTTTGAACAAATAGAAGAACGTAACTTAAGTGTTGTACCAACGAGTCCTGAAATAGCAAAATTTGTAAGAAGTAATAGAAAATATAAGCGTATGCTTCCAGTAGGTGTAAGAATATAA
- a CDS encoding glycosyltransferase family 2 protein, whose translation MNISVVIPLLNEQESLTELHDWIAKVMQSNHFSYEIIFIDDGSTDDSWEIINQLSQKDQNVKGIRFLKNFGKSQALHAGFEKAQGNVVITMDADLQDNPDEIPELYSMIKDDGFDLVSGWKKVRYDSVISKNLPSKLFNWAARKTSGVKLHDFNCGLKAYHKNVVKNIDVNGEMHRYIPVLSKNAGFNKIGEKVVQHQARKYGETKFGINRFVHGFLDLITIWFLSRFGKRPMHLFGALGVIMFAIGFGFALYLGIDKLFLNPTGRLITQRPQFYIALVTMIIGTQFFVAGFLGEIILRTKQDKKRYLIKDELNLS comes from the coding sequence ATGAATATATCAGTAGTCATACCACTACTTAACGAACAAGAATCTTTAACAGAATTACATGATTGGATTGCAAAAGTTATGCAATCCAATCATTTTTCATATGAAATCATTTTTATAGATGATGGTAGCACAGATGATTCCTGGGAAATAATAAATCAACTTTCACAAAAAGACCAGAACGTAAAAGGCATTCGCTTTTTAAAAAACTTTGGCAAATCGCAAGCATTACATGCTGGTTTTGAAAAAGCTCAAGGTAATGTAGTAATTACTATGGATGCCGATTTACAAGACAATCCAGACGAAATCCCAGAACTATATAGTATGATTAAAGACGATGGATTCGATTTGGTTTCAGGTTGGAAAAAAGTACGTTACGATTCTGTTATTTCAAAAAATTTACCCTCTAAATTATTCAATTGGGCAGCACGAAAAACCTCTGGTGTTAAATTACACGACTTTAATTGCGGTCTAAAAGCATATCATAAAAATGTTGTAAAAAACATAGATGTTAATGGCGAGATGCATCGTTACATTCCTGTACTTTCTAAAAATGCAGGGTTTAATAAAATAGGTGAAAAAGTAGTCCAGCACCAAGCCAGAAAATATGGAGAAACTAAATTTGGTATAAACAGATTTGTTCATGGCTTTTTAGATTTAATTACTATTTGGTTTTTATCGCGTTTTGGTAAGCGTCCCATGCATTTATTTGGCGCTTTGGGTGTTATTATGTTTGCTATTGGTTTTGGTTTTGCACTCTATCTAGGTATAGACAAATTGTTTTTAAATCCAACTGGACGACTAATAACCCAGCGACCACAATTTTACATAGCATTAGTAACCATGATTATAGGAACTCAGTTTTTTGTTGCTGGCTTTTTAGGTGAAATCATTTTACGAACAAAACAAGACAAAAAACGTTATTTAATAAAAGATGAATTAAATTTAAGTTAA
- a CDS encoding type B 50S ribosomal protein L31, translating to MRKGIHPENYRLVAFKDMSNDDVFLTKSTADTNETIEVDGVEYPLVKMEISRTSHPYYTGKSKLVDTAGRIDKFKNKYAKFKK from the coding sequence ATGAGAAAAGGTATACATCCAGAAAATTACAGACTAGTAGCGTTTAAAGATATGTCTAACGATGATGTGTTTTTAACAAAATCTACTGCAGATACTAATGAAACTATTGAGGTTGATGGTGTTGAGTATCCATTAGTAAAAATGGAGATTTCTAGAACATCTCATCCATACTACACTGGTAAATCTAAATTAGTAGATACAGCTGGTCGTATTGATAAATTCAAAAACAAATACGCTAAATTCAAAAAGTAA
- the mtaB gene encoding tRNA (N(6)-L-threonylcarbamoyladenosine(37)-C(2))-methylthiotransferase MtaB, with protein MKKKNVAFYTLGCKLNFSETSTIARNFKDEGFNRVDFSEKADIYVINTCSVTENADKRFKTIVKQAQKANPEAFVAAVGCYAQLKPQELADVNGVDLVLGATEKFKITDYINDLSKNDFGEVHSCEIEEADFYVGSYSIGDRTRAFLKVQDGCDYKCTYCTIPLARGISRSDTMVNVLKNAKEISKQNIKEIVLTGVNIGDYGKGEFGNKKHEHTFLDLVTELDKVEGIERLRISSIEPNLLKNETIDLVSKSRAFVPHFHVPLQSGSNDILKKMKRRYLRELYVDRVSKIKQVMPHACIGVDVIVGFPGETDEHFLETYNFLTELDISYLHVFTYSERDNTEAAEMEDVVPNNVRSKRSKMLRGLSVKKRRAFYESQIKTTRTVLFESENKEGYIHGFTENYVKVKAPWNPELVNTLHEVELTKIDDDGLVRFEFVKELAS; from the coding sequence ATGAAAAAGAAAAACGTCGCATTTTATACTTTAGGTTGTAAACTTAATTTTTCTGAAACGTCTACTATTGCTAGAAATTTTAAAGATGAAGGTTTTAACCGTGTAGATTTTTCTGAAAAAGCAGATATTTATGTGATTAACACCTGTTCGGTTACCGAAAATGCAGACAAACGTTTTAAAACTATTGTAAAGCAGGCGCAAAAAGCAAACCCTGAAGCTTTTGTAGCTGCAGTTGGTTGCTATGCACAATTAAAACCACAAGAATTAGCCGATGTAAATGGTGTGGATTTAGTGCTTGGTGCTACCGAAAAATTTAAAATTACAGACTATATAAACGACCTTTCTAAAAACGATTTTGGAGAAGTGCACTCTTGTGAGATAGAAGAAGCAGATTTTTATGTTGGGTCTTATTCAATAGGAGATAGAACACGAGCGTTTTTAAAAGTGCAAGATGGTTGCGATTATAAATGCACGTATTGCACAATTCCTTTAGCGCGTGGTATTTCTAGAAGTGATACCATGGTTAATGTTTTGAAAAATGCTAAAGAAATTTCAAAGCAAAATATTAAAGAAATTGTATTAACGGGTGTAAATATTGGTGATTACGGTAAAGGTGAATTTGGTAACAAAAAGCATGAACATACCTTTTTAGATTTAGTTACAGAGCTTGATAAAGTAGAAGGTATTGAACGTTTGCGTATATCATCAATAGAACCAAATCTTTTGAAGAATGAAACCATAGATTTAGTTTCTAAATCTAGAGCTTTTGTACCTCATTTTCATGTACCATTACAATCTGGTAGTAATGATATTCTTAAAAAAATGAAGCGTCGTTATCTACGGGAATTATATGTAGATAGAGTTTCAAAAATTAAACAAGTGATGCCCCATGCTTGCATTGGAGTAGATGTTATTGTTGGTTTTCCTGGAGAAACAGATGAACATTTTTTAGAGACCTATAACTTTCTAACAGAATTAGATATTTCATATTTACATGTGTTTACCTATTCTGAGCGCGATAATACTGAAGCTGCAGAAATGGAAGATGTAGTACCAAATAATGTAAGAAGTAAACGCAGTAAGATGTTAAGAGGTTTATCTGTTAAAAAACGTCGTGCATTTTATGAAAGCCAAATAAAAACAACAAGAACTGTTTTATTTGAAAGTGAAAATAAAGAAGGCTACATACACGGGTTTACCGAGAATTATGTAAAAGTAAAAGCGCCTTGGAATCCAGAATTGGTTAATACTTTACACGAAGTAGAACTTACTAAAATTGATGATGATGGTTTGGTTAGATTTGAGTTTGTAAAAGAGTTAGCTTCATAA